The following proteins come from a genomic window of Leishmania major strain Friedlin complete genome, chromosome 1:
- a CDS encoding putative long-chain-fatty-acid-CoA ligase (previous protein_id=AAC24660.1), protein MGALLVTLLQCRNNQSLYPNLSATHHNQYVSCRQPCSVPLLADARAYGRQSHQHSSLMTSTTATMPTDAAGDEATSGPPVARRVQSTHAGTPSSTSFAGAVSDMRGADKQPVNLSKVCQDGGATGATTVDADGDAAAAISRLLATKSTPTPAVGNALCTNTLPTVPPLSSARMASPPSATPPTQPQNCPSLPSATVFMPSATAAAPLAPTAPLKRQCSNDAESRLAMLLPATSMPMPTPTLAAAGGLSLTSQDAPVATDCDTVKRMALPGDNAAAARPGAANNAGGNVDIDDDELGPMDCADAFQYFFDEDEGVYRDVESAVYAAPQMAHVSMPVLRDHYLSLRTALCTEKSSAALTTPSVPPLQGGSVAPTIPSIFLLGASANAGGGGVAIKMAAWSLAQQPPPQQALKALGRPQQTPLNLHDALHASLTRALLETGEDLDDNAHNAATANDVAAADAPSGLPPGAGRFVSLVQEMAAACRRIGAAPFVCWRSIDRVTALPPENPLWRRLHNGGGGRVDNAHGEAEDDTSCPPVSDAPRKRRSHPSALPDGVGGSGTEAHPSSSQQQSESLSLYYLGPQQYMTATVWWSRVEAFGFGLRSMGLHPGDLIGIVEDTRWEWLVTCYAAWSVGLVVVVFDSSARTMARVAMDTAPDMKALVCSPMVHRDVRRHYDAAAAAAAAAARSARAPAPVTPTASCDMTDCYGGEEDNDQHSHSACASGEAAAATWTGQRGKHDSAEATAPSERTAAKPRTKQPAPPPMFIVIRSAGPPRGGRSDGGDGRASATAAPRPWWSRTSMRERQPSHQAHGVTAEGHDEVVDAEEEDEEEEALWWSDVLMHGETKLKVWRQRKLRERRLQHQQQARLRHLKPQQRGARAGVGGNAVASSPPSSASLRRPRLCGGIGTDDLRGATSAAAASQDGSTTSVATSTQPGPTEAVSDSGTATACATSCAANTMPIMLVGAAAAATRDGKSGGSASFSSNDAARRALVPLRERNALTESPPRGSSGRSLSTLPAASALAGSAPTIAAPLMMIDDGPPQLPLAPLQPDDLAFILYTEGDPKGVLLTHGAVKASVAAHHEYLNSTDVDGDDGLRRVAGGCDALTGTATTSKNSGSTAESTGRGGQGSSRIARYTTAYMPALRSRTAPAGRPSYMAYLPLHDICEFVAETASLLRGLLVCYGTRRTLFDTWARPHGDLTEYKPTIFPALPATLARLRRTVESMVSTGYRQLLFEAAYEARRQAVRRGLHTPFLLSTIFAPSRKLLGGRCRLVLIRGGPGAAALHPRDQEYVEVVCGASLVQSYGVAETAGCGLQQAYCATQLDSIGGPLGPVHVKMRDVFATGATFVGSAATAAAASGSGCSPGWRVWTHQSERPTGELLLRGPTIMAGYYRQPEKTAAVLEKSGWLHTEEVVERCPDGSFRRIASLRPHHATTSNGHCVALEPLEALYAQHPLCLEGGVCVLVHPYRRYVCALVLTDEHHLRNFLQTTAAAAATLPSPHSQPTSPTSPLPSSPSPQRLLNWAALLAGEGWPQCLGDPALNQAAAASLAAWATQHGEAAPHERVRHVRVLYDVWDVAHHTRTATGRLFRPAIHYRYSGVIQELFAEED, encoded by the coding sequence ATGGGTGCGCTGCTCGTGACactgctgcagtgccgcaACAACCAGTCTCTTTACCCGAACCTCAGCGCCACACACCACAACCAGTATGTTTCGTGTCGGCAGCCGTgctcggtgccgctgctggccgATGCGCGCGCCTACGGCCGGCAATCGCACCAACATAGCTCGCTCATGACCtcgaccaccgccacgaTGCCGACGGACGCGGCGGGTGATGAGGCCACTTCTGGGCCACCGGTGGCGAGGCGCGTGCAGTCCACTCACGCAGGCACCCCGTCCTCAACATCCTTCGCTGGTGCTGTGAGTGACATGCGAGGCGCTGACAAGCAACCCGTCAACCTTTCCAAGGTCTGCCAGGACGGAGGCGCCACGGGGGCCACCACGGTCGAtgccgacggcgatgcggcagccgcgATCTCACGCCTGCTCGCCACCAAGTcaacgccgacgccggcggtgggcaaCGCTCTCTGCACCAACACACTCCCCACAGTCCCACCGCTGTCATCGGCACGGATGGCGAGCCCCCCCTCGgccacaccgccgacgcagccTCAAAActgcccctccctgccctcCGCAACGGTGTTCATGCCCAgtgccacggccgccgcccctctgGCACCGACTGCACCGTTGAAGAGGCAGTGCAGCAACGACGCGGAGTCGCGCCTCGCCATGCTGTTGCCAGCGACCTCGATGCCGatgccgacgccgacgctTGCAGCGGCCGGTGGGCTGTCGCTCACGTCGCAGGATGCGCCTGTTGCGACGGACTGCGACACCGTGAAGAGGATGGCCTTGCCAGGTgacaacgctgccgccgcgaggcCGGGGGCAGCGAACAACGCAGGCGGCAACGTCGACATCGATGACGACGAGCTTGGCCCGATGGACTGCGCAGACGCGTTCCAATACTTCTTCGACGAGGACGAAGGGGTGTACCGGGACGTCGAGAGCGCCGTCtacgcggcgccgcagatGGCGCATGTGTCGATGCCCGTGTTGCGCGACCACTACCTAAGCCTGCGTACGGCTCTGTGCACGGAGAAgtcgtcagcggcgctgacgacACCGTCGGTGCCACCGCTTCAAGGTGGCAGCGTGGCGCCCACCATCCCAAGCATCTTTCTGCTAGGCGCCTCCGCGAacgccggcggcgggggcgtgGCGATCAAGATGGCCGCATGGTctctggcgcagcagccaccgccacagcaAGCGTTGAAAGCACTCGGCCGCCCTCAGCAAACTCCGCTGAACCTCCAtgatgcgctgcacgcgAGCCTAACACGCGCGCTGCTAGAGACGGGAGAGGACCTTGACGACAATGCGCACAAcgccgcgacggcgaacgatgtggcggcggcggatgccCCGTCGGGGCTGCCGCCCGGTGCCGGGCGCTTCGTCTCACTGGTGCAGGAGATGGCGGCCGCGTgccgccgcatcggcgccgcgccgttcgtctgctggcgcagcatTGATcgcgtgacggcgctgccgccggaaaacccgctgtggcggcggctccacaacggcggcggcggccgggTGGACAACGCGCACGGCGAAGCCGAGGACGACACGTCGTGCCCGCCAGTGAGCGATGCGCCGCGCAAGCGCCGCTCGCACCCCTCCGCTCTCCCAGACGGcgttggcggcagcggcaccgaagCTCATCCATcctcgtcgcagcagcagtccgAGTCGCTGTCGCTCTACTACCTTGGCCCGCAGCAGTACATGACCGCGACTGTGTGGTGGTCGCGCGTGGAGGCATTCGGCTTCGGTCTTCGCAGCATGGGCCTGCACCCTGGTGACCTGATCGGCATCGTGGAAGACACACGATGGGAGTGGCTGGTCACGTGCTACGCGGCTTGGAGCGTTGGGCTCGTGGTCGTCGTCTTCGACAGCTCGGCGCGGACCATGGCACGGGTCGCCATGGACACCGCCCCTGATATGAAGGCACTCGTGTGTAGCCCCATGGTGCATCGCGATGTGCGCCGGCACtacgacgccgccgccgcagcggcggcagcggcggctcgaAGCGCTCGCGCGCCCGCCCCCGTTACACCCACGGCATCATGCGACATGACGGACTGCTACGGCGGTGAGGAGGACAACGACCAACACTCGCAtagcgcgtgcgcgagcggcgaggcagcggccgcgaCATGGACGGGCCAACGTGGCAAGCACGACAGTGCCGAGGCGACCGCGCCGTCCGAGCGCACTGCGGCGAAGCCGCGAACGAAACAGCCTGCACCCCCACCCATGTTTATCGTAATCCGCTCCGCCGGGCCtccgcgcggcggccgcagcgacggcggtgacggtCGCGCGTCAgccaccgcggcaccgcgaCCTTGGTGGTCGCGCACGAGCATGCGCGAGCGGCAGCCGTCGCACCAGGCCCACGGCGTGACGGCGGAGGGGCACGATGAAGTCGTGGACgcagaagaggaagacgaagaagaggaggcgctctGGTGGAGCGACGTCCTCATGCATGGTGAGACGAAACTCAAGGTATGGCGTCAGCGCAAGctgcgagagcggcggctgcagcatcagcagcaggccCGTCTACGCCACCTGAAGCCGCAGCAACGCGGTGCACGCGCCGGCGTTGGTGGGAATGCGGTcgcgtcctcgccgccgtccagCGCCTCCCTCCGTCGTCCTCGTTTATGTGGCGGGATCGGCACGGATGAcctgcgcggcgccacgtccgcggcggcagcctcgCAGGACGGGAGTACCACATCTGTGGCCACCAGCACCCAGCCCGGCCCCACCGAGGCTGTCAGTGATAGCGGTACCGCAACAGCGTGCGCGACGTCCTGCGCGGCGAACACGATGCCCATCATGCTggtcggtgccgccgccgccgccacgaggGATGGCaagagcggcggcagcgcgagtTTCTCCTCCAACGATGCAGCAAGGCGCGcgttggtgccgctgcgcgaacGGAATGCACTAACAGAGTCGCCTCCGCGCGGGAGCAGCGGTCGCTCGCTAAGCACGCTGCCAGCGGCATCGGCTCTGGCAGGCAGCGCCCCAACGatcgccgcgccgctgatgATGATCGATGACggcccgccgcagctgccactGGCACCTCTCCAGCCAGACGACCTCGCCTTTATCCTCTACACGGAAGGCGATCCCAAAGGCGTCCTCCTCACGCATGGCGCCGTCAAGGCATCCGTGGCTGCGCACCACGAATACCTTAACTCGAccgacgtcgacggcgacgacgggcTGCGTCGCGTGGCTGGCGGGTGCGACGCGCTTACCGGCACTGCGACCACCAGCAaaaacagcggcagcaccgcagaGAGCACCGGACGTGGTGGGCAGGGCAGCAGTCGCATAGCCCGCTACACGACGGCCTACATGCccgcgctgcgctcgcgTACAGCGCCAGCCGGGCGGCCGTCGTACATGGCGTACCTCCCTCTGCACGACATCTGCGAGTTCGTGGCGGAGACGGCATCGCTCCTGCGCGGCCTCCTCGTGTGCTACGGCACGCGCCGCACCCTCTTCGACACGTGGGCACGTCCGCATGGCGACCTCACCGAGTACAAGCCCACCATCTTTCCTGCTCTGCCGGCGACActggcgcgcctgcgccgcaccgtgGAGTCGATGGTGTCCACGGGGTATCGCCAGCTGCTGTTTGAAGCCGCCtacgaggcgcggcggcaggcagtgcggcgCGGTTTGCACACACCGTTCCTGCTCTCCACCATCTTCGCTCCCTCGCGCAAGCTGCTCGGTGGTCGCTGCCGGCTCGTGCTTATCCGCGGCGGgcctggcgccgccgcactgcaCCCACGGGACCAAGAGTACGTCGAGGTCGTGTGCGGGGCGTCCCTCGTCCAGTCGTACGGTGTCGCGGAGACTGCTGGCTGCGGACTGCAACAGGCGTACTGCGCGACGCAGCTCGACTCGATCGGCGGCCCGCTGGGACCGGTGCACGTCAAGATGCGCGACGTcttcgccaccggcgccaccTTTGTTgggagcgccgccaccgcagcggcagcctcggGCAGTGGATGCAGTCCTGGTTGGCGCGTCTGGACCCATCAGTCAGAGCGACCAACAGGTGAGCTGTTGCTGCGCGGCCCCACCATCATGGCCGGATACTACCGGCAACCGGAgaagacggcagcggtgctggagaagagCGGCTGGCTGCACACCGAGGAAGTCGTAGAGCGCTGCCCGGATGGCTCTTTCCGTCGCATCGCCTCCCTGCGCCCGCACCACGCCACGACGAGCAACGGTCACTGCGTCGCCCTCGAGCCACTCGAGGCGCTCTACGCGCAGCACCCGCTCTGCCTGGAGGGCGGGGTCTGCGTGCTGGTGCATCCGTATCGGCGGTACGTCTGTGCTCTCGTCCTTACTGATGAGCACCATCTGCGCAACTTTCTTCAGACaaccgccgcggctgcggcgacactgccgtcgccgcactCTCAACCGACTTCGCccacctcgccgctgccgtcgtcgccctcaCCGCAACGGCTGCTGAACTGGGCTGCGTTATTAGCCGGTGAGGGCTGGCCACAGTGCCTGGGCGATCCGGCGCTGAACcaggccgctgccgcctcgctcgcggCGTGGGCGACGCAGCACGGCGAGGCCGCCCCGCacgagcgcgtgcggcatGTCCGTGTCCTGTACGACGTGTGGGACGTGGCgcatcacacacgcaccgcaacGGGGCGGTTGTTCCGCCCTGCGATCCACTATCGCTACAGCGGCGTCATCCAGGAGCTCTTCGCGGAAGAGGACTGA
- a CDS encoding conserved hypothetical protein (previous protein_id=AAC24661.1), with translation MTSRVQLDFFVPPPERRQCVRERLAQQRAPMFEWRHDFAESAFDAATGERRPLRRIFNPVAKERPASVRRIHAAAHNAGAHAAATTASSARPATAPVWEAAASGSADRRSAWKQSGFRFTENYFRKSAHLPVSQLRPHTSASASGLLRSARRGGVYVPYLHDTILFCEPLPRSMELHRGGPGGGGGGDGAAAAADQLPPVKRPSSTASVVLAVTCNAAESRARELQASVDAKRAALLGCSKPANCLYAAGVKSFTCDDDVSTGATAQGETCCDVVGPSIAAKQRALAMAEGVYTDLILNRGKAWSATATAAAAKTELPTGELAYSLRPSYVQSRLRRTAGRRSSSSQNLGTAGIVSDRYSASLDEVMSGTTQHTTAVTSPMMACVSAPHIRGHRGNGVSGPPSERAITRSPGNDSIAGTVPLAATEVALADTITFVRRSGSTAYHSSTTAAPPPALSPMELRHDVEDTGKTRSPDGVRGLATSKTSPTAAAAGLRAGHRQGLQPTSSSLPSHGNTQRQSDSNPLLHQLYRTSNSTDSPTYLRTYGDAGGSTIAGGSNYGSGEGGGQRHRRDGRDARDSPHQSPLRPRGGGDVSNDAQQEHHRYQRPFTAYRLPTESKETRVYAVQLRGLCNADPSLLKRAEPLRRGIPVMLPPDWQPNC, from the coding sequence ATGACATCGCGCGTCCAGCTCGACTTCttcgtgccgccgccggagcggcgacagtgcgtgcgcgaacggctggcgcagcagcgcgcgccgatGTTCGAGTGGCGGCACGACTTCGCGGAGTCAGCTTTCGACGCGGCCACAGGCGagcgccgcccgctgcgaCGCATCTTTAACCCCGTGGCGAAGGAGCGCCCGGCTTCCGTGCGCCGTATCCACGCCGCGGCACACAACGCgggtgcgcacgctgcagccaccACAGCGTCCTCAGCACGGCCAGCGACAGCCCCCGTGTGGGAGGCTGcggcgagcggcagcgctgatcGGCGCAGTGCGTGGAAGCAGTCCGGCTTCAGGTTCACTGAGAACTACTTCCGCAAGAGCGCGCACTTGCCGGTGTCGCAGTTGCGCCCCCacacctccgcctctgcgtctGGCTTGCTCCGCAGTGCGCGCCGAGGCGGGGTGTACGTGCCCTACCTGCACGACACCATTCTCTTCTGCGAGCCTCTGCCGCGTTCGATGGAGCTGCATCGTGGTGGCcctggtggtggcggcggcggcgacggcgctgcagcagcagccgaccAGTTGCCGCCGGTCAAACGGCCGTCCTCCACGGCAAGTGTGGTGCTGGCCGTCACGTGCAACGCCGCCGAGTCGCGCGCGAGGGAGTTGCAGGCGTCGGTTGATGCGAagagggcagcgctgctgggctGCTCGAAGCCGGCGAACTGCCTATACGCCGCTGGCGTCAAGAGCTTCACCTGCGATGACGACGTCAGCACAGGGGCAACTGCGCAAGGCGAAACGTGCTGCGACGTCGTGGGGCCCTCCATCGCGGCCAAGCAGCGCGCGTTGGCGATGGCCGAGGGCGTGTACACAGACCTCATCCTTAATCGAGGCAAAGCTTGgtcagcaacagcaacggcggccgccgcgaagACGGAGCTGCCGACGGGCGAACTGGCCTACAGCCTGAGGCCGTCCTACGTGCAGTCGCGTCTTCGCCGAACAGcagggcggcgcagcagcagcagccagaatctcggcaccgccggcatcgTCTCAGACCGCTACTCCGCATCGTTGGACGAAGTGATGAGTGGCACCACGCAGCACACCACGGCGGTGACATCGCCCATGATGGCGTGCGTGTCAGCGCCACACATCCGCGGTCACCGCGGCAATGGTGTATCGGGACCACCATCGGAGCGCGCCATCACGCGGTCCCCTGGCAACGACAGCATCGCCGGTACAGTGCCGCTTGCGGCGACGGAGGTGGCGCTCGCGGACACAATCACCTttgtgcggcgcagcggcagcactgcgtaccacagcagcacgacggcggcaccgccgccagccctCTCGCCGATGGAACTCAGGCACGACGTCGAGGACACAGGGAAGACGCGCAGCCCAGACGGCGTCCGTGGCCTAGCCACATCCAAGACATCTCCTactgcagccgcggccggCCTGCGAGCCGGGCACCGCCAGGGCCTTCAGCCGACGTCGTCATCGTTGCCGAGCCACGGAAacacgcagcggcagtcCGACTCGAACCCCTTGCTGCACCAACTCTACCGGACAAGCAACAGCACCGACTCGCCGACGTACCTGCGCACCTACGGCgatgccggcggcagcaccatcgCTGGCGGCAGCAACTACGGCAGCGGTGAAGGGGGGGGTCAGCGCCATCGTCGAGATGGGCGCGACGCCAGAGACAGCCCTCACCAAAGCCCCCTCAGgccgagagggggaggggacgtGAGCAACGATGCGCAACAAGAGCACCACCGCTACCAGCGGCCCTTCACGGCGTACCGTCTGCCGACGGAGTCGAAGGAGACGCGGGTGTACGCGGTGCAGTTGCGTGGCTTGTGCAACGCGGACCCGTCGCTTCTCAAGCgcgccgagccgctgcggcgcgggaTACCGGTGATGCTACCACCGGACTGGCAGCCGAACTGCTGA
- a CDS encoding conserved hypothetical protein (previous protein_id=AAC24662.1) gives MGQTKLSRAPRQPHHSADPTAEAAPTPSFLVYPVPSIADASFLQIIFCNTVRRSLFLGFGRTRFAVAELTSAAVAAEVEAIIHKAAAAVAGLEDGAAASQEASGLAADAAARHGALERLANDDAFEHMTLADLFAPPPGGSSSQGSASAPRQEHQPSSNGGGGAAAGGESLDFSHIPYLVWRGRPVHVVVSGVRVADFYGSGGAVPEHRVKRTTDAEEQRSSTNPKRANTGKRTRDDADSTAALSSSPAADQRAVAEERAQGSGLMRRDDGGIHRAQVTLPKGPLPEVR, from the coding sequence ATGGGGCAGACCAAACTCAGCCGggcaccgcggcagccgcatcaCAGCGCCGACCCcaccgcagaggcggccCCGACGCCGTCCTTCCTCGTCTACCCCGTCCCCAGTATCGCGGATGCATCTTTTCTGCAGATCATCTTCTGCAACACGGTGAGGCGGAGTCTCTTCCTCGGCTTCGGCCGAACGCGCTTCGCCGTGGCGGAGCTcacgagcgcggcggtggccgcggaAGTGGAGGCGATAATCCAcaaggcggccgccgcagtcgcggGTCTGgaagacggcgctgctgcgtctcaAGAGGCGAGCGGTCTCGCAGCTGACGCGGCTGCACGGCACGGTGCTCTTGAACGCCTTGCCAACGACGATGCCTTCGAGCACATGACGCTGGCGGACTTGTTCGCCCCACCACCTGGTGGGTCATCCTCACAAGGCTCTGCGtccgcgccgcggcaggagcACCAGCCGAGCAgcaacggaggcggcggcgctgcggcaggtggAGAGTCGCTCGACTTCAGCCACATTCCATATCTCGTGTGGCGTGGCAGGCCTGTACACGTCGTGGTGAGCGGAGTTCGGGTGGCAGACTTCtacggcagtggtggcgccgTGCCGGAGCACCGCGTGAAGCGCACCACCGatgcggaggagcagcgcagcagcaccaaccCGAAAAGGGCGAACACCGGCAAGCGCACtcgcgacgacgccgactcAACGGCCGcactgtcgtcgtcgccggcagcagaCCAGCGGGCAGTGGCGGAGGAACGTGCGCAGGGCAGCGGGCTGATGCGCcgtgacgacggcggcatcCACCGCGCCCAAGTCACGCTTCCCAAAGGACCGCTGCCAGAAGTGCGGTAG